Sequence from the Flavobacterium sp. TR2 genome:
GATTGTTAAATTGAACGGCAAAGATACGTAATCTTTTTGGAATTAGTGCGTATTTACTTCCATTTAATGCCACAACCCAAACTTGGCTTCTGCGGTTCTTTTAAACTTCTGTTGTAAATTAAAGCGTCAATTGCACCTCTAAGATCGCTTCCGCTAAGAGGAATTCCGTTTCCAGGTCTCGAATCATCTAGTTGCCCACGATAAAATAATCTGTCTTGATTATCAAATAGATAAAAGTCTGGAGTGCAAGCTGCCTGATAAGCTTTTGCAGTTTCTTGAGTTTCATCGTATAGATAAGGAAAATCAATTTTATTTTCCAATGCAAAATCAGCCATTAATTCTGGACTGTCTTCAGGATATTTGACAACATCATTGCTAGAGATAGCGATTACTCCTAATCCCTGAACGCGATAATCATTGGCAATCATTACAATTTCTGTAATAACATGATGCACAAACGGACAATGGTTGCAAATGAACATTACCAAAGTGCCTTTTGAACCTTTTAAGTCTTCAAAAGAAAAACTATTGTTCGAATTGGTATCTTTTAAATAAAAGTCAGGTGCAATTGTTCCTAAAGGAAGCATTGTTGATTCTGTTCGAGCCATTTTATTTGAGATTTGAATACCAAAAATAGTTTTAAAAATCTGTAAATAAAAGAGCACAAGAATAAAAAATATCCAAAGAAAGCAGTTAGCCTATTCAGCTTGCTTCTTTGGATACTTTTTTTAATTTTTTATGAATTCAGAAATTCAAGTAAATTTTCATTTAGTTTTTCTCTATCGGTATAAAATAAGCCGTGAGGAGCACCTTCATATTCGATGTAAGTATTGTTTGCTATAGATTTTGCAGCTTTTCTTGAGGTAAGGTCAATCGGTACAATTTTATCATCATCACCATGAATTATCAAGGTTGGGACTTTTATAAAATCCAATTCGTCTCTAAAATCGGTATAAGAAAAAGATTCAGCGCATTTTAAAGTAGCTCTTGGAGATGCCAATGAACATAAGTTTCTATAATATTCTAATAACGGAGTGCTGAGCGGTTTGTTGATGATATTTACCCCAAAAAAAGTTTTTCCGAAATTATCTACAAACCCGATTCTGTCTTCTTTGATTGCCGCTGCCGTGTTTTCGCTTTTTTCTTTTGGATGTCCATCAGGATTATCGTCTGTTTTTAGAAGAAAAGGAATAATTGACGAAATTAAAGCTGCTTTGGTAACGCCTTTTCCACCGTGACGGCTAAAATAGCGAACCACTTCACCGCCACCCATTGAGAAGCCCACAAGAGTTACGTTTTCTAATTCCAATTGCTCGATAATTTCTTTAAGATCATCTGTCAAAGTATCGTAATCGTAACCGTCCCACGGCTGAGAAGATTTTCCAAATCCGCGGCGGTCATAGGCAATTACACGATAATTATTTTGTACCAAATGATCGATCTGATATTCCCACATTTCGTTAGAAAGCGGCCAGCCATGAATCAGAATTACTGGTTTTCCTTGGCCGTAATCTTTAACATAAAGCCTTACATTTTGGGCCGTTTCTATATATTTATCGGTGTGAATTTGTTTTAAATTAGATTCAAAATCTTTTAAAGATAAGCTAGCATTACTAAGTGTATGTTCCATTTTATATCTTTTTGAGTGAGTGTCATTATTTTTCTTCTCGTAAAATTAGATTCTTAACAAAAGAAATAGGTTATAGAATTAGGCGCATTAGTTACAAAATTTATAGGTTTGTAAATAATACAATTTAGAAATGGATTTAACTTGGAACGAATTTGAGCGCACAGATATGCGCGTAGGAACAATTATAGAGGTGAACGATTTTCCTGAAGCCAGAAAACAAGCCTTTCAGCTGACAATTGATTTTGGTTCAGAAATCGGAATTAGAAAATCATCGGCACAAATTACCAAAAGATATCAGAAAGAAGATTTGGTAAATCGTCAGATTGTGGCAGTTGTCAATTTTCCTAAAAAACAAATCGGAAAATTTATGAGCGAGTGTTTAGTTCTTGGTGCTGTAGGCGAGGAGGGAGACGTAATTTTATTGGCTCCTGATTTTAAAATCCCTAACGGATTGCGTATCGGATAGTTTTCGTTCTTAGTTTTAACCGCAAAGTTCGCAAAGGTTTACGCAATCCTGAAGGCTCGGGGCGCAAAGTTCATACCCGCAAAGCTTTGTGAACTTTAATCGGCAAAAACTTCGCATAAAGTCTTGCGCTCTTTGCGTAAACCTTTGTGGCCTTTGCGGTAAAATTAAAAGTTTATCTTTTCAATTAACTTCAGTAAAATCTCCTGTCCTTCTTCCCAATATTTCAAATCAGAATCGGAATTCAAGTGCGAATAGGATAATTTTAATGCTTAGTTTTTAACCGCATAGTTCGTAAAGGTTTACGCAATCCCGAAGGCTCAGGGCGCAAAGTTCATACCCGCAAAGCTTTGCGAACTTTAATCGGCAAAAACTTCGCATAAAGTCTTGCGCTCTTTGCGTAAACCTTTGTGGCCTTTGCGGTAAAATTAAAAGTTTATCTTTTCAATTAACTTCTGTAAAATCTCCTGTCCTTCTTCCCAATATTTCAAGTGCGAATAGGATAATTTTAAGGCTCAGTTTTTAACCGCAAAGTTTGCAAAGGTTTACGCAATCCCGAAGGCTCAGGACGCAAAGTTCATACCCGCAAAGCTTTGCGAACTTTATCGACAAAAACTCCGCACAAAGCTTTGCGCTCTTTGCGTAAACCTTTGTGGTCTTTGCGGTCAAATTAAAAGTTTATCTTTTCAATTAACTTCTTTAAAATCTCCTGTCCTTCTTCCCAATATTTCAAATCAGAATCGGAATTAATGTGTCCTTGCTGGCCGATATTCACAAAATCACTTCCCCATTTTTCAGCGAAGAGTTTTTTTCTTTCAAACGAAGCGTAAGGATCATTTTCGCTCGCCACAACCACAGAAGGGAAAGGCAATTTATAAAGTGGAATCGGTGAAAAATTTCTTATGCATTCTGGCGAGTGCTGAGGTGAATCTACATCTGCGGGAGCGACTAAAAAAGCGCCGATTATATTCGGATTATTGTGTTTTTCTGCCCAATGCAAAACCAAAGAAACCGCCAAACTATGTGCAACTAAAATAGTTGGCTTATCAAGTTTGGAAATATTTTCGTTTAATCGGTCAAGCCATTCTTCGCGAATCGGTTCATCCCAATTGTCTTGCACAACACGAATTGAGTTTTCGAATTTTTTATGCCAAAAGGTTTGCCAGTGTTTTTCTCCAGAATCTCCAAGTCCTGGTATAATTAATAATTGTGTCTCCATTGCCGTGGAATTTTTATTTAGTGATTATTTTTTACGTTCTTTTAAAATTCGGTTTACTTCATTAACCAATAATGGAAATCCAGGTTCTGTCATTCCGTGGCCGTAGCCATCCAGTTCGTATAATTTAGTTTGTGTATGCCCAACTAGTTTCATCATTCTGGCCATGTATGCATTTTCTTCATAACGCCCAAGCATTTCCAGTTCGCGATCTCCAGTAATCAATAACATTGGCGGAGCGTCGGCACGAACGTGATATAAAGGGGCAAATTGGTCAATTGTTGGCTGCTTTTCAGGAATTCCGTTTTCTCTTCTAATTTCGAAATGTGTAATGCATTGCCCGCTAAACGGGATAAGCCCCGCAATTTGATTGGCATCGATATTTTCTTTTTGAAGCCATTTTTTGTCTAAACCGATCATCATTGCTAAATATCCTCCAGCAGAATGTCCAGAAACAAAAATCTGAGTTTTATCGCCCCCATAATTAGCAATATTGTTGAAAGTCCAAGCAACCGCTGCAGCAGCATCTTCAATTGCTTTTGCGGCTTTTACTTTTGGCGATAATCTGTAATTTACGCCAATAATGGCAAAACCTTTATTTTTTAAGGCCTCAGGAATTTCTTTATTTCCTCCAGTCAATCCCCCGCCATGAAACCAGACAATTGTAGCAAAACCTGTTTTGTTTTTCGGATAATAAATATCCAAAACACATCTCTCATTAATATATTTATCAGACTTATTTATACTTGCATTATAATATTGAATATTGTTTTTCGTTTCATATTCTATATTCTGTGCAGAAAGAGAAATTCCAAAGAAGAAGAAACTTAGAAGAATGATTAATTTTTTCATTTTTTAGATAGAAGTAAAATGTAATTTGTGAAAATGCTTGAAGTGAAAAATGTATGAATTGCACGTCTCACATTTTACAATTCACATCTCAGATAAAAATATATAAAAAAAGTCCAAAATGCAAAACAAATTGGACTCTTACTATATAGATGATTTTGGATTAAATATCGTCAAAATCAATATCTGTAAAACTAGATCTTGAACTTTCAGCCTTTTCAGAGCTGTATTCTTTTTTAAAATCTTTTTGGTGTCTTTCAGAAATTACTTCTTCGCCTTTGTGGTTTAAAACATAAGAAGTCATTTCTTCTAAGATTTCAGAGAAAGCACTAAAATCTTCTTTGTACAAATAGATTTTGTGTTTTTTGAAGTGAAAAGAACCATCTTCCTCAGTAAATTTTTTGCTTTCGGTAATAGTAATGTAATAATCATCAGCTTTGGTAGCTCTCACATCAAAGAAATAAGTTCTTCTTCCTGCGCGTAATACTTTAGAAAAAATCTCTTCTTTTTCTAACATGTCATTTTCTCTCATAATACGTTCTATCATTTTTGGAATTAATAGTAATCAAAAATCATAAAAAATTATCTATTACGCAACAATTAAAGTAATTCTTTTTCCGAAAGTTGTTTTAAATATAACGATGCATAATAACCCTCTTGATTTATTAATTGATTATGAGACCCTTGTTGAATTATACGGCCATCTTCGAGAATAATAATTTTGTCTGCATTCTTGGCAGATGATACTCGATGACTTACAATAATGGTTGTTTTGTCCTTAGAAATTTCAAATAAATTATTCAAAATCATTTCTTCGGTTTCGGTGTCAACGGCAGACAAACAATCGTCAAAAAGAAGGATTGCAGGATTTTTGATAATTGCTCTTGCAATAGAAACACGCTGTTTTTGTCCTCCCGAAAGCGTGATTCCTCTTTCTCCTAAAACGGTGTCGTATTGTTTGTTGAATGCAATAATGTTGTCATGGACAACAGCGTTTTTTGCAGCTTGAATAACTTCTTCATCGGTTGCATTTTGATTGCCGAATTTGATGTTATTTTTAATGGTGTCAGAAAACAAGAAAGCATCTTGAGGCACGATTCCTATATTGTTGCGAAGATCATTCAGATTTAAAGTGCTGATTTCGTTTTCATCAATTTTAACCTCTCCTTCGGTTACATCATACAGTCTTGAAATCAGAGAAAGTATGGTCGATTTTCCTGAACCTGTTTTTCCAAGAATTGCCAGTGTTTCTCCTTTTTTTACTGTAAAAGAAACATTTTTTAAGGCTTCAATGTTAGTGTCTTGATAGGTGAAGGAAACATTTTCAAAAGAGATATTTCCTTGAATCTCTGATGTGTTTACGTTGTTGTTTTTGATTTCTGGTTCAATTTTCAAGAATTCATTCAGACGTTTCTGAGAAGCTTCTGCTTCTTGAACCATCGAAGAAACCCATCCTAAAGAAGCAACCGGCCAAGTCAGCATATTTACATACAATATAAATTCTGCAATGGTTCCGATATTTGGAATGCTTCCGTTGATGTACATTACGCCTCCAAAATAAATAACTACCAAATTACTGATTCCGATAAGGGCAATCATCAACGGGCCAAACAACGACTGCACTTTTGCCAAGCTCAAACTTTTGCGCTTGCTTTCTTCGGCAAGGTCAACCATATTGTTTTGGTGCTGATTTTCTAGAGAATAGGCTTTAATTACACGAATTCCCGAAAAGATTTCCTGAGTAAAACTCGATACTTTAGAAAGATACTGCTGAAACGTTGTGCTTCGTTTATTGATTTCAGAACTTAATTTGAAAATACAATACGAAAGAATAGGCAAGGGCAGTATCGTGTATAGGGTAAGCAGCGGCGATACATTATACATATATAATATAACGATCGCAAAACGGATAGCTGTATTTATAGTATACATTACTGCTGGCCCAACATACATACGAACTTTTGAAACGTCTTCACTAATACGATTCATTAAGTCTCCTGTTCGGTTTTGTTTGTAGAAATTCTGTGAAAGATTCTCGTATTGCCTGAAAACTTCATTTTTCAAATCAAACTCAATATGGCGAGACATTACAATTAATGTCTGGCGCATTAAAAAGGTTAAGAATCCTGCAACAATCGTAGTTCCTATGATAAGTAGCACATTATGAATGAGATCCTGGCGAAAATGAGCAATTACTGCTTCAGAATTTTGCTCTGCAGCAGAAAGTTTATCAAAATTTTCAATAGCGTTTAAAGACTTGCTAATGAGCTTTGGAGTAAAAAGAGAAAATATTTGTGCGATTATGGTGATTAAAATTCCTAACGAGAAACTATATTTATATTTGATGAAATATTTGTTTAAATAGCTTAGTTCTTTCATTTTTTTAAGAAATCTGATATTGAATTGATTTATATTTAAGAATTATTATTAAATAAAATTATAATAATTTGCGATTTAATCAAAACAATTATATTGTAAAATTGTTATTTTAAGGATAAAAAATTAGCACATATGTATTTTTTATTTATGTTTGAGATGTCTTTTTGACAAATTCATAATTTTAACCTAATTAATACTAGCGCTATGGATGCAACTTTC
This genomic interval carries:
- a CDS encoding ABC transporter ATP-binding protein, which gives rise to MKELSYLNKYFIKYKYSFSLGILITIIAQIFSLFTPKLISKSLNAIENFDKLSAAEQNSEAVIAHFRQDLIHNVLLIIGTTIVAGFLTFLMRQTLIVMSRHIEFDLKNEVFRQYENLSQNFYKQNRTGDLMNRISEDVSKVRMYVGPAVMYTINTAIRFAIVILYMYNVSPLLTLYTILPLPILSYCIFKLSSEINKRSTTFQQYLSKVSSFTQEIFSGIRVIKAYSLENQHQNNMVDLAEESKRKSLSLAKVQSLFGPLMIALIGISNLVVIYFGGVMYINGSIPNIGTIAEFILYVNMLTWPVASLGWVSSMVQEAEASQKRLNEFLKIEPEIKNNNVNTSEIQGNISFENVSFTYQDTNIEALKNVSFTVKKGETLAILGKTGSGKSTILSLISRLYDVTEGEVKIDENEISTLNLNDLRNNIGIVPQDAFLFSDTIKNNIKFGNQNATDEEVIQAAKNAVVHDNIIAFNKQYDTVLGERGITLSGGQKQRVSIARAIIKNPAILLFDDCLSAVDTETEEMILNNLFEISKDKTTIIVSHRVSSAKNADKIIILEDGRIIQQGSHNQLINQEGYYASLYLKQLSEKELL
- a CDS encoding PUR family DNA/RNA-binding protein, with product MRENDMLEKEEIFSKVLRAGRRTYFFDVRATKADDYYITITESKKFTEEDGSFHFKKHKIYLYKEDFSAFSEILEEMTSYVLNHKGEEVISERHQKDFKKEYSSEKAESSRSSFTDIDFDDI
- a CDS encoding thioredoxin family protein, with the protein product MARTESTMLPLGTIAPDFYLKDTNSNNSFSFEDLKGSKGTLVMFICNHCPFVHHVITEIVMIANDYRVQGLGVIAISSNDVVKYPEDSPELMADFALENKIDFPYLYDETQETAKAYQAACTPDFYLFDNQDRLFYRGQLDDSRPGNGIPLSGSDLRGAIDALIYNRSLKEPQKPSLGCGIKWK
- a CDS encoding alpha/beta fold hydrolase — encoded protein: MEHTLSNASLSLKDFESNLKQIHTDKYIETAQNVRLYVKDYGQGKPVILIHGWPLSNEMWEYQIDHLVQNNYRVIAYDRRGFGKSSQPWDGYDYDTLTDDLKEIIEQLELENVTLVGFSMGGGEVVRYFSRHGGKGVTKAALISSIIPFLLKTDDNPDGHPKEKSENTAAAIKEDRIGFVDNFGKTFFGVNIINKPLSTPLLEYYRNLCSLASPRATLKCAESFSYTDFRDELDFIKVPTLIIHGDDDKIVPIDLTSRKAAKSIANNTYIEYEGAPHGLFYTDREKLNENLLEFLNS
- a CDS encoding alpha/beta hydrolase; amino-acid sequence: METQLLIIPGLGDSGEKHWQTFWHKKFENSIRVVQDNWDEPIREEWLDRLNENISKLDKPTILVAHSLAVSLVLHWAEKHNNPNIIGAFLVAPADVDSPQHSPECIRNFSPIPLYKLPFPSVVVASENDPYASFERKKLFAEKWGSDFVNIGQQGHINSDSDLKYWEEGQEILKKLIEKINF
- a CDS encoding tRNA-binding protein, which encodes MDLTWNEFERTDMRVGTIIEVNDFPEARKQAFQLTIDFGSEIGIRKSSAQITKRYQKEDLVNRQIVAVVNFPKKQIGKFMSECLVLGAVGEEGDVILLAPDFKIPNGLRIG
- a CDS encoding alpha/beta hydrolase — translated: MKKLIILLSFFFFGISLSAQNIEYETKNNIQYYNASINKSDKYINERCVLDIYYPKNKTGFATIVWFHGGGLTGGNKEIPEALKNKGFAIIGVNYRLSPKVKAAKAIEDAAAAVAWTFNNIANYGGDKTQIFVSGHSAGGYLAMMIGLDKKWLQKENIDANQIAGLIPFSGQCITHFEIRRENGIPEKQPTIDQFAPLYHVRADAPPMLLITGDRELEMLGRYEENAYMARMMKLVGHTQTKLYELDGYGHGMTEPGFPLLVNEVNRILKERKK